Within Pelistega ratti, the genomic segment AACTGTAAATGCTCCTCAAGTTTACTGATAGCATAAGTATTATTTAAGATATTATTTCTCGCCACTAAAGAGGTTGTTAATTTATCCATCATACCCCCTCAATTTCCGCCACAATCTTATCAATTTCAGTACGTAGGTAATCAATCTTAGCAACAGTCTCTTTAATCTGTGCATTAAGGACAGTAATATCAATTACCTCTCGGTTATCTTTTTGTTCAACATAGGTACTAACCGCAAGGTTGTAGTCATTTTCAGCAATTTGGGTATTTTCAATAGATATACTCAGATGAGGAACATCTTTTTTATCACCAAATAGGCGAATAATTTGTTCTATATGCTCATCAGTAAGGACATTATTATTCGTTTCTTTTTTAAATAATCCTGTTGCATCAATAAACTGTGTTTTATTCTCTACTTTATTTTTAGAGAGAATAAGAATGTTCACCGCAATAGTTGTTCCATAGAATAGATTAGGGGCAAGAGCAATCACGGTTTCTACATAGTTATTATCAACCAAGTATTGACGGATTTTCTGCTCTGCACCGCCTCGGTAGAAAATCCCCGGGAAAGTAACAATTGCAGCTTTTCCTTTAGGGGATAAATAGCTTAATGCGTGTAGGATAAAGGCAAAATCTGCTTTAGATTTTGGGGCAAGTACACCCGCAGGGGCAAATCGTTCATCATTAATCAATGTAGGATCATCTGAACCAATCCATTTCACTGAATAAGGCGGATTAGACACAATGGCATCAAAAGGCTGTTAAAAACTCAAGCGTTGTTTACACTATTTGCAAAATAAATTTCTAAATATTCGTAAGGTGTCAGTGTCCGTTTATGACCAAGTTGATCTTGGTAAACAAGAGCACTATGTGGTTTTACGGTGTTGTAGAAATTAATAAATCGGGTAAGCTCCTGTTTTCTATGCTGGCTATCGGTAAATTCATGTTTATCATGCCACATTTGCATCAAGGTTCTAATTACCCGTTCTGCTTTTCCATTGGTTTTAGGATTGGCGACTTTAGTAAATTTTTGATTGATATGATGTTGATAACAAGCTTTACCAAACTCATGTTCTTTTGTTCCTTTATATTCTGTTCCATTATCTGAGTAAATAACCTCTATGGTATAAGGACAAGGGTCTATCAGATGTTGGGTTAAGAACGTAGCTGCGCTAAAGGCGGTTTTATCTGGCATAATAGCCGCATATAATTCACGCGAGTAATCATCGATAGCCACAAACAGATATTCCCTTTGACTTTGCGTGTGTTGTCCTTTCAGTAAAGGCAAGCGTTTTGTATCGACATGAACCATTTCGCCAGGATAGGATTTATTATAGCGTTTAGCTTGTTTCTTTAATCGTTCTTGGATGGACTTTTCTACTTTAGCTAAGCGCTTAATCCCAAATTTAGCCTGTCTAAACCGATTATTGATACTGGTCTGAGGTTTTAATAATCGACCACGAGCGAGTTTGAGTATCTTATAGATAGTGGGGCGAGAAACCTTGTATTCTTTCGCTAAAGAAGTGACATTTTGTTTGTTTTGAGTATAGGCTAGCCAAATCTCTTCTCTTTGGCGAGGTAATAAGCGAGTGTTTTTGTGTATATTCATCGTACTATTATCTTAAAATAATGTAAACAACGCTAGTTTATTCTACATTTTATCATTTTTTAATCATTGATAATCTTTTATGATATATAACTCAAACTCTACTGAAACCCAAGAGGCAAGTTTAAAGGCAATATCCTTGTGAGCAAAAGTCCCTCCTCCTCTTCCCAATTTTACAATTTCAAAAAAACTATACACACAACCTAAAAACACCCTCACCAATCCACCTTTTCCGCATAATAACAACATAGATAAAAGCTTATGGAAAATACTGATATAAAAGTCCCCCTAAAGAGAGTACAATAATGTTTTCCGACGGTGTATTCTTTAACGTCTAATAGAACGATATTATGAAATTTTTTCAGCTATTTGTTTATGGTACGCTTAAAAAAGGATTTCGCAACCACGCAAAATATTGTAGTACTGCCATTAACATAGAGCTTGCTTATGGATGGGGACGCGTTTATTCACTTGATGAAGGTTATCCTGTCATGGAAGTACCTTCTCAGTCTATTTTAGCAAGAGGTACTGACTCCCCCTCCTCTGATGTTTTTTTACAAAAGCATCAGTATTTTTTTGAATCACCGACAGGCGACTGGGATATGGTACAGGGTGAGCTTATCCTATTTAAATATCCCGACAAAGAGATTCCCCCCATTGATGCACTAGAAGATTTTAACCCTGAAGGGCAAAAAAACCTCTATGAACGTGTTCTCATTACCGTTAAAACAGATAATGGCTTTGTGAATGCGTGGACTTATATTATGAAAGGGTCTCGTCATCTCGGCAAGCGTGTCCCTCTCAATAAGGAAGGGGTTATTGAATGGGGCTATTCGGCTATCTCAAATGAAACACTCTCTTATCATTCTTAGCAGGTAAAACGGGTATTATAGTAGGATAATATTCGCTACAATAATAAGAACAGCTGGTTTTTTATGATGAATGCAAACGATATTCTCTTTTTTGGTGACACTCATGGCGGGTTTTATCATTGTTTAAGTGTAGTTGAGCAGATAAAGCCAAAAGCAATTATTTTCTTGGGTGATTTACAAGCCCAAACACCCTTACATGATATCTTAAAAGATGTCATGACGCTCACCGATGTTTGGTGGATTCATGGTAATCACGATACAGACTCTGTCGATATTTATGATAATTTATTTGAAAGTCAGCTAGCCGATAAGAATCTTCATGGTCGTGTAGTCACTATTGCTGGTTGGCGAATTGCTGGTTTAGGTGGTGTTTTTAGAGGTAAGATTTGGACACCTATTCAACGTGGGTGGAGCTTTTTTTCTCAACAAGAATTATTTGAACAAACCTCTCCTCGTACCCATTTCAGAGGAGGAATAGGGCTTAAACATCGTAGCTCCATTTTCCCTGAAACATATATGGCACTACGAATGCAAAAAAGTGATATTTTAGTTTCTCACGAAGCACCCTCTTGCAATCGATTTGGTTTTTTAGCAATAGACCGCTTAGCACGTCAAATGGAAGTCAAAAAAATTTTTCATGGCCATCACCATGATACTTATGATTATTCAGGGCATTTCTCTCGTATGCATTTTGAAGCCTATGCGGTAGGCTATCGTGGTGTTAGTAATTTAGCAGGAGAAATTATACGTTCAGGAGAAATGGATGGTGAGTTTAGTGACCGAGTAGCGGTTTATCGTTCATAAATCAATTAGAAAATATGACTCTTTCTCTGCATATTTACCTAAGCTCTTTTTAATTCTCTCTATCCATTAAAATACCGCTTTACCCAATCCAGTGTTTGCTGACTTTCAAAATAGCGTTTTTCTTGGGTTATGGGATCAATAAAAGTAATAGATCGTGCTAATAACTGCAAGGGTTGCGTGAAATCATCTTCTGCTCGGGCAGGCAATAGTGTAGGATAAAATTCATCATTTAAAATGGGCAATCCTAAGCCATTCATATGTACACGTAATTGATGCTTCTTCCCACTTAATGGGATTAAGCGATAATGCGCCATACCTTGATAATGCGTAATTACATCAATAATCGTCTGACTATTTAGCGATTTATCTCCCATTAACCTAGCAATAGTTTTTTGTTTAGATGACAATAAAAGTATGTGTTTTTCTTCTTGTGTTAAGGGTGTTTGTCTAGCCATACGCTCTTGCATAGTAAAGTAAGTGGTACTCTTTTCAATATCACTTTCTCTTAATAAAGGAAAGTTTATACTTGAACAAAAAGGTGCAACACATTCATATACTTTATCAATATCTCTACTTTGAAAAAGGGTCTGATACATCCCCCGATAAGCAGGATTCACACAGAATAACAATACCCCTGCAGTATCCCTATCTAAGCGATGCAAGGGGCTAATCTCATCATTACCTAACATTTTGCGTAAACGGATTAATGCCGTCTGCTGCAAATAGCGACCACCAGGAATACTGGCTAAAAAATGCGGTTTATCCACCGCCACCAAGTACTCATCCTGATAGAGAATTGTCAATTTAAACGGCACTTCAACTTCTTGCTCTACTTCTCGATAGTACCATAACCAAGTATCAGCAAGGTAAGGACTATTCAGGGTATAAGCAACACCCTTTTCATTTACCATATCCCCTTTTTGTAATCGTACTTTAATAATATCAGGGGATAAATGGGGAAACCGTTCCAACAAAAAATCTATTAAATATTGCCAATCTCCCTTAGGTAAATATAATCGACTAGCACTCACACCATCTCGGATAGGCAGAGGGCTTTTGATAGGATTACTGTTCATCAACAACCCCTAAATGATTAGCAACAGCTCGTTCAAAAAACATCTGTTGAGAAGGTAGTCGATTAACTCGTTTATTATTAATCACCATCGTTGAGCTTCCCCCTCCATCAAGATTAATCGCATGAGGGACGTTGAGTTGTTTAAATAATTGTGCTAACTGGTTTAGTGTATAGCCCTTAAATTTATCTAATCGTCCTTCCACAACAACAAGATATAAAAAACGCTTATCTTGACTAAGACCAACTGCTGTACGAGGATGACGGCTCTTAGCATTACGATGGCAAATGGCAGGACTACTTGGCGCACAACGATACAGTCCATTTTGTAGGCTTTGCCAACCACTGATAACAATATCCCATTGCTTTTGATAAGGTGTTAATTGGTTAAATGGTTCAATTAAACATTGATTCTCTTTTGTACACGCTAAAAAACTATACTGCTTTTGATCTTTTTTAGACGTACGCCATGTTCTTTGATGTGAATAATTTAAACCTAAAGGATTCCGATTTTCATCAAAAAAAGAAGCATTAATAGCAACAGTGGTTTTATTTTTATAGGCAAAATTACTCGTTGTATCACTATTATGCGGTAATGTTCCAAGCAATCGAATAGAAGGGCAACTCAAATCTATCTTACTAATATGAATATGCCCCTGTTGTCGTGTTTCATAGTGAATACAAGGGGTTATTTCTCGACTGATAGACGGTTCAGCCCTAACAGATACACTACTTATGATCAATATTATTAAACATAATAAGTGCTTTATCATATTTTTCCATTCTTAAATAAATAGTAAAAGGTAGATTATATCGCTTTAACAATAAATTAAGAATTTTAGAATCAATAAATTATTTACTTTTACATAGATTATCTATAAAACAAAATATTCACAAACCCAGTTTCTATACGATATAAATTAAACACCTAATACCGTATATCAGCAGCATGAATAATCTGAATACCATATTCTTGACACAATTGTCGCGTTATTTCATCATGATCAGGTGTCACAGGTGCACATAAATCCCAAATTAAAAACGTATTAAATCCTTGTTCTTTTGCCCCTTGTGCTGTCCATAAGACACATACATCTCGTGCTAAACCCACGGTATAAACATTTTTTACCTCTTTTTCTTTGAGATAGCCTGCTAATCCTGTTGTCGGTCGCTCTCCCTTTTGATTAAAATTTTCTTGGAAAGCACTATAAGAATCAACTTGGGGATGACACCCCTTACGCAAAATTAAATCCATATTATCCCAGTTAATCGTAGGATCAAGTGCCGCCCCTGCAGTCCCTTTTATACAGTGATCAGGCCATAGCACTTGAGGATGTCCATAGAGAGAAATTGTATCAAAAGCCTTTTTCCCCTCATGCTGACTGGCAAAAGAAATATGATGCGCAGGATGCCAGTCTTGTGTAGCGATATGATAGTCAAAATATTGTGCATCAACCAAATCCTTAACCCCTTTCAGAATACTATCCGCTTGATAACACGCTAATGCTCCCCCAGGTAAAAAATCAGTTTGAATATCCACTACAATAAGTGCTGATTTAGCTAAAGACATCATATACTCCTTTTATCTTTGTATAGTTAGGACTTTACTATTAATTAACCTATATAGAACATTAAAATAATAGAGTAATTGACTAAATATAGTATTTCCATCATAAGATACTATTCAATTTAACTGAAATAGTGTAGTAGAAGATACTCTATTTTTTATACAGATAAAAATACTATTATGCTATATTAGGAACAAAGATAAATACTGAAAATAATCATTAATAGAGTGATTTTTATGTATAAAATCTATATTTATACCCTATTTTTCTAATACTATGGCTTCCTCTAACAATATATCCTATTACTCAATACATCTTACTAATTGTTGAATATTAGGTAATTGTGCATCTAATTGAGAAGGATTAACCATCACTTCTTTTCCAAGGACATTTCGCTTCCCTGATGGTAAACAACCAATAGGAATACCCAGTGCACCAGATACAACAGAGGCTGTATTTGCATCTCTTACCTCATATTGGAACATCTTTTTAAAACTAGATTTACTTGTTGGTGTACCAGCCCCTTCAGGATGGATACAAAATAAGTTAGCATTTTTTGTCCATACTTCATAAATCTCATTACCAATTTCCTCTACAACTGTTTTAAAGGCAGTAGCAGATGCTTTTGCCATGGTTGTTAAACGATTTCCCACATACATATAAATCTGAGGTAATGCAAGTTTACTTCTTAGTGCTTCTGTATAAAAATAAGAACTGACATCACCCACATGACGCTTAACTCCATAAACAAGGGATAACACTGATCTTACTGCTCGTTTTGAAGAACCATCAGCCGAAAAAGGAATAATCAATCTATCCGCAGCAGAAAGTGCTAATTCGGTATAAATAGTAAAGCTTGGATTACAGTCAATAAATACAATATTATCCTCATAATTCCATGCTTTTTGAATATCACTAATAAGATCTCTTACCCAAAGATGGACTAGTCGCCAAGCATCGCTCACATTAGGTGCTTGGGTAGCATGTAAAATACCAGAAGCTTGAATTTCTAACTCTTCATCTCCAACAACTAAATATACATTATCAGGTACATAATGATTAATCTGATTGACCTGTGTAATGTATTTGATAGCACTATTAATTTGTTTATAAGGACTGATTAATCTTTCTGAGATATAGCCAGAGATAGTATTCTTATTAGGCTGAGAATGAATTTTTTCAAGCTCTTGTTCTCCTTTCTCAATACCCCCTAATAACATAGAAGAGGAATTAGCTTGTGGACATAAATCAACTACTAATACTTTTTTTGATGGATGTTGCTTAGCATACTCACAAGCAATTTGAAAGGTAAGATAGCTTTTCCCTACACCACCTTTATTATTCCAGATTGCATAAATAGACATCATATTTTCCTATCAAGTGTATTGAGTTGTATTACCTTTTTGTTAAGTGTACTACTTTTTCTGTTTAACATATCATATTTCTCTTAAAGATACTACTTTTTCTAGTTTTTTATTCTTATTATCCATTTAAAATATTACTAGGGTATGTAGATACTAACCCTCATCACTCTCTATACGATTTTTTTCTAATAAAGCCTCTCTCATTTGTCGCAATTGCTTTAAAGCTTCTGCTTTAGATAAAGACACAGAAGGTGTTATACCATTTATTGATAAGGCTTGTCGATGGTCTATCACCGTTGTATCAGGTGATAAATGTGTGATTGCTTGAGGAATAGCTTTTGCATCTACACTATCATCAAGGTAGAAATACAGTGTTTTCTTCGCACGCGTAATGCCAACATAAAAAAGATGTTGAGATAACTCATCCATCATATCAAAACCTTCTTTGGAAACACCATAAAACAGCACTTGATTATATTCACGTCCTTTTGCTTGACTAATAGTGGCAAATCGTAACCCTTCTCGCTCATTCCATCGTTTACTAAGCGCTATCGCTCGCTCTTGCCATTGTGCAAGGGTATAACCATATTGTCGGGCATCTGCTTTTAACCCTTCCCAAGAGGCTCTACTTATTTGATCATATATACGGTGAGTATTCAGCTGCCAAAGTCGGGCACTTTGTTCTAACCATTGCATAACCTCATAGACAGGTGTATTTTCTTGATTTGTTGCACACCAATAAAGTAGTGCTTGCCTAAAATGCTCATCATAGGCTTTCTGACGGTTTTCTTGTAAATGTATATCAAAATACATTCTTATACTTTCCATACTAGGCTTATGCAGTATCTCTTGCTTAGCTGTCTCATCTAATAAGCACTGTGGCAACTGTAAAAATTGGGTTAAATCAAGTGCCAAATTTTTAGAAAAATGAGGAGCTTTAGTATTCAATAAATAGGGGTAACGTAATACCATTAATATATTCAAAATAGCAGGTGCTATAGAATGGTTTATCCCTAAAGCTAGTTTATGGTTCGTTTGACTAAATAAGGTAAAGGCAGCTCTCATCTGTGTTGGAAAATCTTTGGTGATAATAAGCGTTTCTTTACTGATTTTGGTAAGCTCTTTTACAGATAGCGTCTTAATCGTACTACTATGCTCTGCCAAAGATTGGATAGGGCGATGAATAATTGAACTGGCTAAATTAGCAATATTTTGTGCATAGCGATAAGATCGATTGATTTGTTCTGTTTCTGCATTTAATTGACGCACAAACTGATCAAACACAAAACTCGTATTAGTCCCTCGCCAAGCAAAAATATTCTGAAAGCGATCACCCACGGCAATAACGGTTTGTGCTTGTTGGTTAAGCTGTAACAAAAACTTTAATTGTAAAGGGGTAGTATCATGAAACTCATCAATACACTGTAAACGGTATTTTTTACCAATTCGAGCAAGTATTTCACTATCTTCAATTAATTGCAGTAAATCAAAAACTGACTCACTGAGTAAGCGAAACCCCTGTTCACCTTGTTGGTATGAAGAGGAAATCTCATCATGCTCAAAAACAGACTCTGACTGATAAGGTGAAGGTCGCCATGTTTCACGGTAATTATCATACGCATAAAATACTCTTCGTACTAACCGCCAATCATGATGAAGTTTTCCTAATAGAATTTCTTCTAGCATATCATCATCATGATACTCAAAAGCACATGATGCACGGAAAAAATCAATATCACTCATTAGTGCTTGCATTGTACTAGGCGTGATAGGGGCAGGAGGAGCGATATCCATAGAGGAAGAAGTCATTATTTGTGCTACCACTTGTTGATAAAGCAATGGTAAAAGCTCTCGTTCAACCTCTTCACGACGTAGAATAAACCGCGTATCCCCTAACTGCCTGAGAATACGCATAGCAAAGCCATCAATCGTATAAACCGTACTATTTTTAACTTGACGACTTTCAAGATATTGTTGCAGCACGGCATAACCCGTACGGCTAAAAGTCAATAACAACGCATCATTGGGGTTTAATGAGTGTTGCACAGTATCGGCGATATAACTTGTTTTACCACTACCAGCAACACCTTCAACTAATAATGCTTTCATCAACGCTTCCTTTTGGATGGATAATACTGTTATTAACAACCTAATACAGGTAAAGTGCTATTTGTTGCTTAGATTAAGAGAAATATAAGAAGATTCTATTTCCTGCAACAAATAAAAAAGTATCAGTAGCTTATTTTGACTACTGATACTTTATTTTATAATTAAAATGGTTATTGACTCACAAAAGCCCGTTCAATCACAAAATCACCCGGTGTTGAAGTATTACCCTCTTTAAATCCTCGTGCCTCACAAATTGCTTTTAAGTCAGCTAACATAGCAGGACTACCACAAATCATCACACGGTCTTCCGCTGGGTTAAGTGGGGGAACACCTAAATCTTCAAATAATTTACCATTTTCAATTAAGGTTGTCATACGACCTTGGTGATAGAACGGTTCACGCGTAACGGTAGGATAATATTTAAGTTGCTTACTCACCATTTCACCTAAAAACTCATGTTCTTTCAGTGTTTTGGTAAACATATCATAATAAGCTAATTCATTGACTTGACGCACACCATGTACCAGAATCACTTCTTCATAGCGCTCATAGGTTTCAGGATCACGAGCAATACTTAAAAAAGGTGCTAAGCCTGTACCCGTTCCTAGTAAATAAAGTCGTTTGGCTGGTAATAGATAATCCAATACCAATGTACCAGTAGGCTTACGACCAATAATAATCGAATCCCCTTCTTTAATGTGTTGTAAGCGAGAAGTTAGTGGACCATCTGGCACTTTGATACTTAAAAACTCAAGATGCTCTTCATAATTAGGACTTGCAATACTGTATGCACGCAATAATGGTTTACCATCAACCATTAAGCCAATCATCGTAAAATGCCCATTGCTAAAACGTAATGAAGGGTCCCGAGTAGTTGTAAAACTAAATAAACGATCCGTCCAATGGTGAACGCTAAGTACTTTACCTTCTAAAAATGCGGATGCCATAACGCAACTAACCTTTTCGATTAATAAGAATAATTCTCTATTGTAACCAAGAAAACCTTTTTAGGTCTTTGAGATAAGTCAATTGAAAAGAAATAGCCACTTGGTAAAAAGTGGCTGTCTCAATATTCTCCTTTCTAAAATAGTCAATTACTATTTAAAAGAAGAGGTAGATTTAATTACTCTGCTGGATTTTGAAAGCGTTCTACTAACTCATCCCAACGAGATTCAATATCACGTTCTTCCATTAACTTAATAAATTGTCTGCCACGAGTAGTAAGTATTTCTTCAACATCCTCTTTTGTATAAACCTGTTCGTTATAACTTATTTTTTCAACCTGATCAATGGTTTTACCCTCTGGAGCTTGAGCAGTAACAGCAAATAATAAATCGTTATCTTTCATCTGGAAGAACTGACTTTCTATCGCCGACTTGTGCATATCATCAATAATTAAATCAATATCTGCTTTATCCTTATCGGTAGGTAGAGGCATTTTTTCTGATTTAGCCATTACCGTAAGCACATCAAATGTAAATTGTTTTAACCATGCTGGGTTTAGAACGAATTGTAAATCTAATTTTTTGAGTGATTTTAAATAGATTTCCTCTGGAGAAGTCACATTGAGGTCTTTTGGTAAGACAAAATCTAATTCTGCCTTCACACTAGAAGCACCAGCTTTATTACGCAATTGGATAGGCCCATATTGAAGTTTCGGATTTTGATTAAATATCGCAATAGCCTGCATACCTAATTCAAATAGACGTGACTCTAAGAATGGTTCAGGGCTTAATAATTCTTTTTGTGCAATAGCAGCATTAAAATAGTTAAATGCAATTGCATAAATTGTCCGCCCTAATGACTTAATAGCACCTGAATCTAATTGATAGTAACCAGCATCTACTGAATACGATCCCAAATCTACATCATTAATCAGTACTTGCTCTGCTTTTTGTGTAGCCGAAATATCAAGACCTTTACCATCATCTGTTACTTTTTGGGTATCCTTAACACGATGAATAGCAATAGACGTTTCTTTATCGCCAAATCGATAATAATCAGTATCTGATTGCGTTTCTACTGAAAGATTACCCTTTTCATCTAATTTATAATGCATCTCCATATCAATTTTACCCAAGTGATTAAATTCTTGAGGAATGAAGCCACTTGTGTTTAACCAAGCAAACTTACTTGGTTCCATTTCGATATGGAAATAACTATCCGTTAAATCCTTTTTGGCATTAAATGAAATTTTTGTTGCCCCTAACTGTAGATTTTCTTGAGAGATATTAATCGGAGCAATACCAACATAGCCCTTGGCTTTACTGTCATAACCATAAACATACTCAATCACAATAGGTTGTTCTGATTGAGTCACCGTAAAAATAGCTTTTGTTAAATCATTATTGATGAGGGTAATTTTGCTCGCATAATTAACAGGTAAGAAATGTCCTTTTTTAAGGGCATTTGGTGGGAATGGACCATGATCAATACGTTGTTGAAGCAAAGGGATTTCTTTTCCTTCTTCATCTTTAAATTTAATCATATATTGGCTTGTAAAAATACCAGATTGCGTTTGTTCATAAGAGAAACGAACAGACTGTTGAAGCTCTTGCTCAATATACTGATTAAGTTGTTGAATATCGCTATCTAGTCGTGCTTGGATTGTATTACCATGAATATGGCTAGCCACTGGATACGCAATAATAAGGGCAATCGCAAGCCCACCCATAAGATAACGTTTACGCATAATATGTCCACTGAAAATAATTAAAAGATACAGTATTTTACTCTAGTTTTTATTTTAAATTATTTATGTTCTCAGTCAATTAGCGTAATCATGCTATTTTTATAGCAAATACTTTTTGAATCGTTTGAATGAAAATAAAAAAGAAACTGATAAAATATTCAAAGGCTATTTATTACTTATTTTTACTATTTATCAGACAATAATAGGATTCTTTTATATGAAAACCATTTATTTAGCTGGCTTTGATGTTTTCCGCCAAGATGCGGTTGATCATGGTCTTTTTCTTCAGCAGTTATGCCAGCAATATGGATTTAAAGGAAGTTATCCCTTAGATAATACCGCACCAAGCCATTTAACAGGGCAAGCATTAGCTCAATGGATTTATGAGGCAAACATTCAATTAATTCAGCAAGCTGATATAGTCATTGCCAATG encodes:
- a CDS encoding ferredoxin--NADP reductase, translating into MASAFLEGKVLSVHHWTDRLFSFTTTRDPSLRFSNGHFTMIGLMVDGKPLLRAYSIASPNYEEHLEFLSIKVPDGPLTSRLQHIKEGDSIIIGRKPTGTLVLDYLLPAKRLYLLGTGTGLAPFLSIARDPETYERYEEVILVHGVRQVNELAYYDMFTKTLKEHEFLGEMVSKQLKYYPTVTREPFYHQGRMTTLIENGKLFEDLGVPPLNPAEDRVMICGSPAMLADLKAICEARGFKEGNTSTPGDFVIERAFVSQ
- a CDS encoding DUF945 family protein; the encoded protein is MRKRYLMGGLAIALIIAYPVASHIHGNTIQARLDSDIQQLNQYIEQELQQSVRFSYEQTQSGIFTSQYMIKFKDEEGKEIPLLQQRIDHGPFPPNALKKGHFLPVNYASKITLINNDLTKAIFTVTQSEQPIVIEYVYGYDSKAKGYVGIAPINISQENLQLGATKISFNAKKDLTDSYFHIEMEPSKFAWLNTSGFIPQEFNHLGKIDMEMHYKLDEKGNLSVETQSDTDYYRFGDKETSIAIHRVKDTQKVTDDGKGLDISATQKAEQVLINDVDLGSYSVDAGYYQLDSGAIKSLGRTIYAIAFNYFNAAIAQKELLSPEPFLESRLFELGMQAIAIFNQNPKLQYGPIQLRNKAGASSVKAELDFVLPKDLNVTSPEEIYLKSLKKLDLQFVLNPAWLKQFTFDVLTVMAKSEKMPLPTDKDKADIDLIIDDMHKSAIESQFFQMKDNDLLFAVTAQAPEGKTIDQVEKISYNEQVYTKEDVEEILTTRGRQFIKLMEERDIESRWDELVERFQNPAE